Within Syntrophorhabdaceae bacterium, the genomic segment AATATTTGTGGTACACCCTGTCTCCGACCTGCAAGTAAAGCGAGTAATCCTTTACCATAGTGTATTTATAGCACATCTCCGCGCCGTGTAACAACGAAAAGAGCCTGCCATGGATAAAAAAACGGGGGCATGAAAGCCCCCGTTTTTTCTGTAACAACCTATCTTACTGGTGGTCAGCCCACTTTCCGTATTTTTCTCTCAGCATCCTGTGAAGTATCTTGCCGGCGCCGCTTCTCGGCATCTCTTCATCCTTGATGAAGATAATGTTCTTCGGCACCTTGAAACCGGCTATCTTACCCTTACAGTGGGCGGTGATCTCTTCAGGTGTTGCAGTCTGTCCCTCATGGAGAACGACAACCGCAGTTACCTGTTCGCCCCATTTCTCATGCGGCACGCCGATAACCGCAACGTCTTTGACCTTCGGGTTTCCACCAACACAATTCTCGACCTCTGAAGGGAAGATGTTCTCGCCGCCGGAGATGATCATGTTGGCCTTTCTGTCAACGAGATAGATATAGCCCTCTTCATCTCTGTACCCCATATCGCCTGCGCTGAAGTATTCGCCCTTCATGGCTGCCTTGGTCTTCTCGGGATCCTTCCAGTATTCCTCGAAGAGCATCGGGCTTCTTGAGTAAAGCTCACCGACTTCGTTCGGTTTCGTCACGAGGTTGCCTTCCTCATCATAAAATTTGATCAGGTCCGTACCAATAACCTCACGGCCGCAGGAACCGAGTTTAGTAAGCTGTTCATTCGGTTTAAGAACGGTAACAATGCCCGCCTCGGTGGAGCCATACGCTTCATTGAGCTCTGAATTCGGAAACATCTTCAATACGCCGAGTTTCGTATCCCTTCTTGCCGGGGCAGAGGAGATAAGGAGTTTCTTAACAGTGCTCAGATCATATTTCTTCTTTACGTCATCCGGCAGGGCAAGCATCATGATGTAGTGGGTTGGTACCAGGGATGTAAAGGTGACTTTATGGTCTGAGAAGGTTTTCAAAAGGTTCTCGGGACTAAAGCTTATCATGTTATAGGCCATAACAGTGCCGCCCACCCAGGTTGCCACGAAGGAATAAAAGAGTGAGTTGACGTGGCAGCAGGGCATTACAAGGAGATTGCAATCGTCAAAGTTGAACTGGTGGTCAAAGATCATGATGAAATACTGGGCAAACAAGGATGCGTGGGTCTTCACAACCCCTTTCGGTTTTCCTGTTGTTCCGCCTGTATACATGATCACCCACGGGTCATCGGCGTCAACTGCCGTTGCCGGTTCTTCCGGGCTTGCCTTTGCGAGGGCATCTTCATAGGAGACGAAACCATCGTAGTGCGGGTTGTCAAAGGCGAAAGAAACGTATTTTCCCACGGTAGGCAGGTTTTTCTTCATCTCATTCACCTGTTTTATCCATGGGAATTCCTTGCCGTCAGCGGGATCTGATCCGCCCTGAACGATAAAAACCTT encodes:
- a CDS encoding AMP-binding protein; translation: MKNGHWMTAKDVLRVNAFKWPNKIGIKDLYKAYTFKQWDERASRLANALADMGMKKGDRFAVLAYNCVEWLEIYGAAAKGGFICVPLMFRLAPVEMEYNINHSECKVFIVQGGSDPADGKEFPWIKQVNEMKKNLPTVGKYVSFAFDNPHYDGFVSYEDALAKASPEEPATAVDADDPWVIMYTGGTTGKPKGVVKTHASLFAQYFIMIFDHQFNFDDCNLLVMPCCHVNSLFYSFVATWVGGTVMAYNMISFSPENLLKTFSDHKVTFTSLVPTHYIMMLALPDDVKKKYDLSTVKKLLISSAPARRDTKLGVLKMFPNSELNEAYGSTEAGIVTVLKPNEQLTKLGSCGREVIGTDLIKFYDEEGNLVTKPNEVGELYSRSPMLFEEYWKDPEKTKAAMKGEYFSAGDMGYRDEEGYIYLVDRKANMIISGGENIFPSEVENCVGGNPKVKDVAVIGVPHEKWGEQVTAVVVLHEGQTATPEEITAHCKGKIAGFKVPKNIIFIKDEEMPRSGAGKILHRMLREKYGKWADHQ